In Telopea speciosissima isolate NSW1024214 ecotype Mountain lineage chromosome 10, Tspe_v1, whole genome shotgun sequence, the DNA window TGTCTTGATAACTGCTTCTCTGATTGGATAAAATTTGGGCCTTATTTGGCTCATGATGCTGCAGCTGATAAAAATTATGGCTTTTACTTGTGAAGTCATTTTATTGTGCTCTAGTTTTTTTCGCAAAGTTTTTGTGTATAGAAGGCATAGCTTGGATTCCATATGCCAGGCATACTTTCAAAGAGGTACATTTAATGTGCCTCTTTGGCTGGCTATATGAAAACTTCATTTAAGAAGAAATCAGGCAATAGAATTTTGAAATATGATTCTGGACAGAGTTATCATCGTATAAAAAGCCATAGAAATTCAGATTATATGGATAGACAAGTAGTTtaaactttcaactttcaattcATTACCTGCTGATCTataaaagagcatcccagtgcatgatgctcccgctactgcagggtgtgggaggggcaaatgtacgcagccttaccccctcctttcatagttatcaaggcgtcgccgcGTCCAGACTCCTTGGTCACCTTGGATGCCTAGGTGAGCGCCTTGCTTTTTGCCCATCTAAaatgccatggtcgccttcccgccttgataactatggctcCTTCACAGGAAAGGCTGTTTCCAAAGTTGGTTCACGGTTAATACATAGAGCAGAGTGCTATACTATTTGGACTAGAGAATGAAGCTCCTTCTGTCTGAAAGTTTTCAAAACTGCAGTCCTTACATAGAACCGTGAATAGACTTTTAGACCTGTGAGTGAAGATTCTGCAATTTGAAAGTTTTTGACACTGAGGCCTGTGGATACTTGCCAAGAGAAAACCATCCGAAACTAAATGACTGACCCAGTGCCAATGACTCATGTTATTCCCAGCTGATGGTCCAACCAAGCTTTTCATAGGCAACCAGTGGGTAGTGACTTTCAAAGAAAATTTGGTAGCTGTGTTTCGACTGGTGTTGTTTCTGGGCTGACCAGTTGAACTTCTAGCTGTACAGTATTCACAAGTTCTATGATAGTGAGGTACCTGTCCCTtgcaaaaaattataaaataaataaataaatattgtgTTTAATCACTTAATTGCTTACTGATTGCAACTCTTGTTGCCATTCTTGTACTGGCATTTAATGCTGCTTCTTTCtgtatcctctctctctctctctctctctcacacacacacactctttACCTGAATCAatctttttataaataaaatttgttttctttgggGCACGTGCAACatgggggagggggtgttgATGGAGAATGAGTTTTGGGTCAGAGGTTGGTAGTTAATAGGTAAAGATGGGTTTCAAGCAGTTCTGAGTACCAACTTAGCATGCAAGAatcttctcaaaaaaaaaaaaaaaaccatttttttttgttcaaaggCAGGGAAGGTGTGGAGACAGGATTCTATCCTAGTCCATGCTTTTGTCGACTATAGAATTTTATCACAAGCTTCAAAGGAGGCATCTCATGAATTGATATTGTGGATGCTTACCCTTATATGTCAtttcattttggatttgttgCTTGATATTTGAGGGATGTGTTTATTTAAACTTGATGTAATAAAAACTGGAAAGGGAGTGGGGTAAATAAAGGAAGAATTAGAAAATGGATGCAATCGTGACTCTCGTTTCCCTTTCTGTCCCTCCTCTTCATAGCTCAAGGAGCTTTGTCTTTTTTTAGAGTTCACTGCAGTTAAAAAATTATTCAGAAGAAAGGAAGTTAGAGAAGAATGGCATTTCAATTACTCAATACTTGACTAAATCTAACAAGAAGAAAGTTCTTGTTTCGTGTTTTAAAGAGCTTCTGAATTTATTTCAAGAAGCAAGTTCTATCCTTCACTTTCAGTCAACGCTTTAAAAAATCTCTTGATTTGATCTGTAATTGGTGATTTTTCTGTTATCGGGGAAAGAACTTTCAAATTTCTACTGACAGTCTATTCTTCATGAGGCATGAGACCATTAATGGGTATGCGGATAGGTCTTAGAAGACGTCTCTTGCACCTAGACGAAAAGATTCTCACACCTAGTGTGTGGCCCTCTAACGTCTTGCTACTTTCTTCTCTTCATGGGATCTATCACCCCTAAGTGGCACCCTTGATACTTAGTGGATAACTGGTGCTTATGATcatggttttcttttttgtgtacTGGCAGATATGTAGCAGTTGGGAACGAGCCTTTCCTTTCGTCGTATAACAACTCGTTTACAAATATCACCTTTCCTGCCCTTCAGAACATTCAGAATGCACTCAATGATGCTGGGGTTGGTGACACCATAAAGGCCACTGTACCCTTGAATGCTGATGTCTACAACTCACCTGATAGCAATCCTTACCCATCTGCTGGAAGGTTCCGGCCTGACATCAGTGGACTGATGACTGAAATTGTCCAGTTCCTCAGTAAGAACAATGCTCCCTTCACTGTCAACATCTATCCTTTCTTAAGTCTCTATGCCAATCCAGATTTCCCTGTTGACTTTGCGTTCTTTGATGGGACGAGTAACCCTATAAATGATAATGGGGTTTCATACACCAATGTCTTCGATGCAAACTTTGATACATTGGTTTCGGCTCTGAAGGGAATTGGGTATGGGGACATGCCCATCTTGGTTGGGGAGGTTGGTTGGCCCACAGATGGAGACAAGAATGCAAATATGCTTTATGCCCAGAGGTTTTACAATGGGCTCTTGAAAAAACTTGCTGCCAATCAAGGTACTCCATTGCGACCTGGGTATATAGAAGTTTACTTGTTTGGACTCATTGATGAGGATGCCAAGAGCATTGCTCCTGGGAACTTTGAGCGTCATTGGGGAATCTTTAGATATGATGGGCAGCCCAAGTTCCCAATGGATTTCTCAGGCCAGGGCCAAAACAAGCTTCTAGCGGCAGCAGTGGATGTGCAATATTTACCTCAGCGCTGGTGTGTGTTTAATCCAAATGCCAAGGACCTGAGCAAACTTGGAGATAACATCAATTATGCTTGTACCTTTTCTGATTGCACTGCACTTGGTTATGGTTCATCATGTAATGCCTTGGATGCTCAAGGTAATGTTTCATATGCATTTAACATGTATTTCCAAGTTCAGAATCAGCAACCTTTGAGCTGTAATTTCCAGGGTCTGGCCATGATGACCACACAGAATGCCTCACAGGGTACATGCAATTTCATCATTCAAATTGTATCATTCACTTCCTCCCTCAGACCTTCAGCAGTTGTGTTGTCATTCATATTAGTGCCCAtgctttttttggcttggtgaTGGTTCTGTAGATATATGTACCTTTTTCTAATATTTATTTagctttgttatttttttagtgGACTTTTTATATatgtgtctatttcttttaACTATTCAATAAAATATTGTTGTTCTTTAACCTGGGTTCCTGTTCCATATTGTGGGTTTTTTGTTGACCAATAGCCATCTGAGTGGTGATGAGTTGAGGCAGCTTCTAAGGTATAATAAAGAAGCCAAAGCTCAATGTAAGAGAAGGGAAATTAGCTATCTTAACTTTTTATTGTCCAACCAAGTTAGATCCTTTCACTGTACATAGATGAAATTTGTGATAAATCTTGGCATAAATTAAACCTGCTAGACAGAGATGCAATGAGCATCTTCAGTGCTAACGTTAGACCTAGTAATGTGATTTCTACACAGTCAAACCACTTGCTAAGGAGTAGTTTTAGTTATATAGTAATCTGATCTATGTTCTTGGTTCTTCCTTGTTGAAGTTAAAGAAGGAGATagagaagataagaagaaaggaacacAGATTTTTAACGTGGTTCGGTTTCTCAAAACCtacatccacacaactaatattTTCACTGCTGTAATTCTTCACTaatcctctctttatatagatgAAGAGGGTTAGGAAATATGGATTTACAAAGATAAGTACAAGGTTGTTGTATCGATCTAGAACTTCTCTTAGTATGATCTTGGAGATTAGGAGAGTTAGGCGATGACTCAAACACTGTGGAGATATCCACAGTATCTTCGGTAATGCTTGGGCTGTTATCATATGTAACAGTTTGATCCTTGCTTATCTTCTTATCACATGCAACGACCTGGCTAGACTTTGATCTTGTGACTGTTgtagataaggctgagttggaTATAGGCTTATCGTTTACACGCCCCCTCAAGTGCAAGGTGGGCTGAACCTTGAGCTTGGATAGAAGATGAGTGTATCGTTTACTGGCGAGAGCCTTTGTAAAGATGTTTGCAATTTGATCCTTGGTTGATATAAACCTAACGTCGAGGTCACCCTTTGCAACCTTGTCACGTACAAAGTGGAAGTCGATTTCCACATGTTTTGTACGAGCATGAAACACCGGATTAGCCGTTAAGTAGGTGGCACCAACATTGTCACACCACAGCATTGGCGCTTGAGCCATGTACATACCGAGTTCTTTTAAGAGTGATTGAAGCCAGGTGATTTCCGCCGCAGCATTAGCGATAGCCCTATATTCTGATTCTGTGCTTGAATGGGCCACAGTTGCTTGTTTGCGAGAACTCCAGGAAATTAGATTTGTGCCGTGATAGATAGCAAAGCCACCTGTGGATTTCCTGTCATCAGGGCAACCAGCCCAGTCGGCATCAGAGTAAGCAGAAAGCTGTAACGTGGGCTGGCGGTGAAGATAAAGCCCATGATCAATGGTTGATTTCAAATATCGCAAAATTCGTTTTACTGCTGCCCAATGTTCAGTACAAGGACGGTGCATGAACTGACACACTTTGTTGACGGCGAATGATATATCAGGCCTTGTCAAGGTCGCATATTGAAGACCTCCAACCACACTACGATAAAGAGTAGGGTCATCCATCGGGGTACCTCCTAGCCGTGACAGTGACTGAGATGGTGACATGGATGTGGATATAGGTTTGCAACC includes these proteins:
- the LOC122642191 gene encoding uncharacterized mitochondrial protein AtMg00810-like; its protein translation is MYLLVYVDNIVLTGNNSQFISHFLGQLAKTFAIKDLGNLHYFLGINVQNSSTGLMLSQRQYILDLQDRTHMIGCKPISTSMSPSQSLSRLGGTPMDDPTLYRSVVGGLQYATLTRPDISFAVNKVCQFMHRPCTEHWAAVKRILRYLKSTIDHGLYLHRQPTLQLSAYSDADWAGCPDDRKSTGGFAIYHGTNLISWSSRKQATVAHSSTESEYRAIANAAAEITWLQSLLKELGMYMAQAPMLWCDNVGATYLTANPVFHARTKHVEIDFHFVRDKVAKGDLDVRFISTKDQIANIFTKALASKRYTHLLSKLKVQPTLHLRGRVNDKPISNSALSTTVTRSKSSQVVACDKKISKDQTVTYDNSPSITEDTVDISTVFESSPNSPNLQDHTKRSSRSIQQPCTYLCKSIFPNPLHLYKERISEELQQ
- the LOC122642648 gene encoding glucan endo-1,3-beta-glucosidase 8-like, giving the protein MTRIWFPYWVFSVCLLLDSVHVVGLGVNWGTMATHQLPPDVVAQMLKDNGFEKVKLFDADQSTLSSLAGSTIEVMVAIPNNMLADMNDYSKAKQWVRRNVTRYNFNGGVNIKYVAVGNEPFLSSYNNSFTNITFPALQNIQNALNDAGVGDTIKATVPLNADVYNSPDSNPYPSAGRFRPDISGLMTEIVQFLSKNNAPFTVNIYPFLSLYANPDFPVDFAFFDGTSNPINDNGVSYTNVFDANFDTLVSALKGIGYGDMPILVGEVGWPTDGDKNANMLYAQRFYNGLLKKLAANQGTPLRPGYIEVYLFGLIDEDAKSIAPGNFERHWGIFRYDGQPKFPMDFSGQGQNKLLAAAVDVQYLPQRWCVFNPNAKDLSKLGDNINYACTFSDCTALGYGSSCNALDAQGNVSYAFNMYFQVQNQQPLSCNFQGLAMMTTQNASQGTCNFIIQIVSFTSSLRPSAVVLSFILVPMLFLAW